The following are encoded together in the Dama dama isolate Ldn47 chromosome 27, ASM3311817v1, whole genome shotgun sequence genome:
- the MBD1 gene encoding methyl-CpG-binding domain protein 1 isoform X40: MAEDWLDCPALGPGWKRREVFRKSGATCGRSDTYYQSPAGDRIRSKVELTRYLGPACDLTLFDFKQGVLCHPSPKAHSLAITSRKRKKPSKPAKARKCQVGPQKSEVRKETPRDDTKADTDTVPASLPAPGCCENCGISFSGDGTRRQRLKTLCKDCRAQRIAFNREQRMFKRVGCGECTACQVKEDCGACSTCLLQLPRDVASGLFCKCERRRCLRIVERSRGCGVCRGCQTREDCGRCRVCLRPPRPGLRRQWKCVQRRCLRGKHGRRRGGCDSKVVPRRRPPRAQSPPPPPPPQPPESPELQPYTNRRQNRKCGACAACLRRMDCGHCDFCCDKPKFGGSNQKRQKCRWRQCLQFAMKRLLPSVWAESEDGALPPPAHPRRKRPCSTRRPHLGQTLKPPLATPTAQPDRAQTPVKEEAGSGFVLPPPGTDLVFLREGASSPVPVPGPASAATEARLQAVDPGLPSVKQEPPDPEEDKEDNKDDSTSDLAPEEEAGGAGTPVITEIFSLGGSRLRDTAVWLPSLQGRQSGREDGCKMWETEDILAPTSMSWKPQGWPGSHVSLSPPPTSMTWVSCRRNWCPSSQS; the protein is encoded by the exons ATGGCTGAGGACTGGCTGGACTGCCCAGCCCTGGGCCCCGGCTGGAAGCGCCGTGAGGTTTTTCGCAAGTCAGGTGCCACCTGCGGACGCTCAGACACCTACTACCAGAG CCCCGCAGGAGACAGGATCCGAAGCAAAGTTGAGCTGACCCGATACCTGGGCCCTGCATGTGATCTCACCCTCTTTGACTTCAAACAAGGCGTCCTCTGCCATCCATCCCCCAAG GCCCATTCCTTGGCCATCACCAGCAGGAAGCGGAAGAAGCCTTCGAAGCCAGCCAAGGCTCGGAAGTGTCAGGTTGGACCTCAGAAGAGTGAAGTCAGGAAGGAGACACCAAGGGATGACACCAAGGCTGACACTGACACAGTCCCAGCTTCACTTCCTGCACCTGG GTGCTGTGAGAACTGTGGAATCAGCTTTTCAGGAGATGGTACCCGAAGGCAGCGGCTCAAGACTTTATGCAAGGACTGCCGAG CACAGAGGATTGCTTTCAATCGGGAGCAGAGGATGTTTAAG CGTGTGGGCTGTGGGGAGTGCACGGCCTGCCAGGTGAAGGAAGACTGCGGGGCCTGCTCCACCTGCCTCCTGCAGCTGCCCCGCGATGTGGCCTCGGGACTGTTCTGCAAGTGTGAGCGAAGACGGTGCCTCCGAATTGTGGAAAGG AGCCGAGGGTGTGGCGTGTGCCGGGGCTGTCAGACCCGAGAGGACTGTGGCCGCTGTCGAGTCTGCCTTCGCCCTCCCCGCCCTGGGCTCCGGCGCCAGTGGAAGTGCGTCCAGCGGCGCTGCCTCCGG GGTAAACATGGCCGCCGCAGGGGAGGCTGCGACTCCAAGGTGGTGCCCCGGCGGCGTCCACCCCGAGCCCAGTCACcgcctccacctcctccaccgCAGCCTCCAGAGTCTCCAGAGCTG CAGCCTTACACAAACCGTCGGCAGAACCGCAAGTGTGGGGCCTGTGCAGCCTGCCTGCGGCGGATGGACTGTGGCCACTGCGACTTCTGCTGTGACAAGCCCAAATTCGGGGGCAGCAACCAGAAGCGCCAGAAGTGCCGCTGGCGCCAGTGCCTGCAGTTTGCTATG AAGCGGCTCCTGCCAAGTGTCTGGGCAGAGTCCGAAGATGGGGCATTGCCGCCGCCAGCTCACCCTCGTCGAAAGAGGCCTTGCTCTACTCGAAGGCCCCATCTGGGTCAGACCCTGAAGCCTCCCTTGGCCACACCCACAGCTCAACCAGACCGAGCCCAGACTCCAGTGAAGGAGGAAGCGGGCAGCGGCTTTGTGCTGCCCCCACCTGGCACTGACCTTGTGTTCTTACGGGAGGGTGCGAGCAGCCCCGTGCCAGTGCCTGGCCCAGCCTCGGCTGCCACAGAAGCTCGGCTGCAG GCAGTAGACCCAGGCCTGCCATCAGTGAAGCAAGAGCCACCTGACCCTGAGGAGGACAAGGAGGACAACAAGGATGACTCCACCTCTGACTTGGCcccagaggaggaggcaggaggggctggCACACCCGTG ATCACGGAGATTTTCAGCCTGGGTGGATCCCGCCTCCGGGACACAGCAGTCTGGTTGCCAAG TCTGCAGGGCAGGCAATCGGGAAGGGAAGATGGATGTAAAATGTGGGAGACGGAGGACATACTGGCGCCCACGAGCATGAGCTGGAAACCGCAAGGATGGCCTGGAAGCCATGTCAGCCTCTCACCACCTCCAACTTCGATGACGTGGGTGTCCTGCAGAAGAAACTGGTGCCCTTCATCACAGAGTTAA
- the MBD1 gene encoding methyl-CpG-binding domain protein 1 isoform X17 codes for MAEDWLDCPALGPGWKRREVFRKSGATCGRSDTYYQSPAGDRIRSKVELTRYLGPACDLTLFDFKQGVLCHPSPKAHSLAITSRKRKKPSKPAKARKCQVGPQKSEVRKETPRDDTKADTDTVPASLPAPGCCENCGISFSGDGTRRQRLKTLCKDCRAQRIAFNREQRMFKRVGCGECTACQVKEDCGACSTCLLQLPRDVASGLFCKCERRRCLRIVERSRGCGVCRGCQTREDCGRCRVCLRPPRPGLRRQWKCVQRRCLRHLAHRLRRHHQRCQRRPPLAVAPPAGKHGRRRGGCDSKVVPRRRPPRAQSPPPPPPPQPPESPELQPYTNRRQNRKCGACAACLRRMDCGHCDFCCDKPKFGGSNQKRQKCRWRQCLQFAMKRLLPSVWAESEDGALPPPAHPRRKRPCSTRRPHLGQTLKPPLATPTAQPDRAQTPVKEEAGSGFVLPPPGTDLVFLREGASSPVPVPGPASAATEARLQEAQCPGLSWVVALPQVKQEKADAQEDWTPGSAILTSPVLLPGCPSKAVDPGLPSVKQEPPDPEEDKEDNKDDSTSDLAPEEEAGGAGTPVITEIFSLGGSRLRDTAVWLPSLQGRQSGREDGCKMWETEDILAPTSMSWKPQGWPGSHVSLSPPPTSMTWVSCRRNWCPSSQS; via the exons ATGGCTGAGGACTGGCTGGACTGCCCAGCCCTGGGCCCCGGCTGGAAGCGCCGTGAGGTTTTTCGCAAGTCAGGTGCCACCTGCGGACGCTCAGACACCTACTACCAGAG CCCCGCAGGAGACAGGATCCGAAGCAAAGTTGAGCTGACCCGATACCTGGGCCCTGCATGTGATCTCACCCTCTTTGACTTCAAACAAGGCGTCCTCTGCCATCCATCCCCCAAG GCCCATTCCTTGGCCATCACCAGCAGGAAGCGGAAGAAGCCTTCGAAGCCAGCCAAGGCTCGGAAGTGTCAGGTTGGACCTCAGAAGAGTGAAGTCAGGAAGGAGACACCAAGGGATGACACCAAGGCTGACACTGACACAGTCCCAGCTTCACTTCCTGCACCTGG GTGCTGTGAGAACTGTGGAATCAGCTTTTCAGGAGATGGTACCCGAAGGCAGCGGCTCAAGACTTTATGCAAGGACTGCCGAG CACAGAGGATTGCTTTCAATCGGGAGCAGAGGATGTTTAAG CGTGTGGGCTGTGGGGAGTGCACGGCCTGCCAGGTGAAGGAAGACTGCGGGGCCTGCTCCACCTGCCTCCTGCAGCTGCCCCGCGATGTGGCCTCGGGACTGTTCTGCAAGTGTGAGCGAAGACGGTGCCTCCGAATTGTGGAAAGG AGCCGAGGGTGTGGCGTGTGCCGGGGCTGTCAGACCCGAGAGGACTGTGGCCGCTGTCGAGTCTGCCTTCGCCCTCCCCGCCCTGGGCTCCGGCGCCAGTGGAAGTGCGTCCAGCGGCGCTGCCTCCGG CACCTTGCCCACCGCCTCCGTCGCCACCATCAGCGATGTCAACGACGCCCTCCCCTCGCTGTGGCTCCCCCTGCT GGTAAACATGGCCGCCGCAGGGGAGGCTGCGACTCCAAGGTGGTGCCCCGGCGGCGTCCACCCCGAGCCCAGTCACcgcctccacctcctccaccgCAGCCTCCAGAGTCTCCAGAGCTG CAGCCTTACACAAACCGTCGGCAGAACCGCAAGTGTGGGGCCTGTGCAGCCTGCCTGCGGCGGATGGACTGTGGCCACTGCGACTTCTGCTGTGACAAGCCCAAATTCGGGGGCAGCAACCAGAAGCGCCAGAAGTGCCGCTGGCGCCAGTGCCTGCAGTTTGCTATG AAGCGGCTCCTGCCAAGTGTCTGGGCAGAGTCCGAAGATGGGGCATTGCCGCCGCCAGCTCACCCTCGTCGAAAGAGGCCTTGCTCTACTCGAAGGCCCCATCTGGGTCAGACCCTGAAGCCTCCCTTGGCCACACCCACAGCTCAACCAGACCGAGCCCAGACTCCAGTGAAGGAGGAAGCGGGCAGCGGCTTTGTGCTGCCCCCACCTGGCACTGACCTTGTGTTCTTACGGGAGGGTGCGAGCAGCCCCGTGCCAGTGCCTGGCCCAGCCTCGGCTGCCACAGAAGCTCGGCTGCAG GAGGCCCAGTGCCCTGGCCTGAGTTGGGTTGTGGCCTTACCCCAGGTGAAGCAAGAGAAGGCGGATGCCCAGGAAGACTGGACACCGGGCTCAGCCATCCTGACTTCTCCTGTATTGCTGCCCGGCTGCCCCAGCAAG GCAGTAGACCCAGGCCTGCCATCAGTGAAGCAAGAGCCACCTGACCCTGAGGAGGACAAGGAGGACAACAAGGATGACTCCACCTCTGACTTGGCcccagaggaggaggcaggaggggctggCACACCCGTG ATCACGGAGATTTTCAGCCTGGGTGGATCCCGCCTCCGGGACACAGCAGTCTGGTTGCCAAG TCTGCAGGGCAGGCAATCGGGAAGGGAAGATGGATGTAAAATGTGGGAGACGGAGGACATACTGGCGCCCACGAGCATGAGCTGGAAACCGCAAGGATGGCCTGGAAGCCATGTCAGCCTCTCACCACCTCCAACTTCGATGACGTGGGTGTCCTGCAGAAGAAACTGGTGCCCTTCATCACAGAGTTAA
- the MBD1 gene encoding methyl-CpG-binding domain protein 1 isoform X21, protein MAEDWLDCPALGPGWKRREVFRKSGATCGRSDTYYQSPAGDRIRSKVELTRYLGPACDLTLFDFKQGVLCHPSPKAHSLAITSRKRKKPSKPAKARKCQVGPQKSEVRKETPRDDTKADTDTVPASLPAPGCCENCGISFSGDGTRRQRLKTLCKDCRAQRIAFNREQRMFKRVGCGECTACQVKEDCGACSTCLLQLPRDVASGLFCKCERRRCLRIVERSRGCGVCRGCQTREDCGRCRVCLRPPRPGLRRQWKCVQRRCLRHLAHRLRRHHQRCQRRPPLAVAPPAGKHGRRRGGCDSKVVPRRRPPRAQSPPPPPPPQPPESPELHPRALAPSPPAEFIYYCVDEDELQPYTNRRQNRKCGACAACLRRMDCGHCDFCCDKPKFGGSNQKRQKCRWRQCLQFAMKRLLPSVWAESEDGALPPPAHPRRKRPCSTRRPHLGQTLKPPLATPTAQPDRAQTPVKEEAGSGFVLPPPGTDLVFLREGASSPVPVPGPASAATEARLQEAQCPGLSWVVALPQVKQEKADAQEDWTPGSAILTSPVLLPGCPSKAVDPGLPSVKQEPPDPEEDKEDNKDDSTSDLAPEEEAGGAGTPVITEIFSLGGSRLRDTAVWLPRLRKLLAVNENEYFTELQLKEEAL, encoded by the exons ATGGCTGAGGACTGGCTGGACTGCCCAGCCCTGGGCCCCGGCTGGAAGCGCCGTGAGGTTTTTCGCAAGTCAGGTGCCACCTGCGGACGCTCAGACACCTACTACCAGAG CCCCGCAGGAGACAGGATCCGAAGCAAAGTTGAGCTGACCCGATACCTGGGCCCTGCATGTGATCTCACCCTCTTTGACTTCAAACAAGGCGTCCTCTGCCATCCATCCCCCAAG GCCCATTCCTTGGCCATCACCAGCAGGAAGCGGAAGAAGCCTTCGAAGCCAGCCAAGGCTCGGAAGTGTCAGGTTGGACCTCAGAAGAGTGAAGTCAGGAAGGAGACACCAAGGGATGACACCAAGGCTGACACTGACACAGTCCCAGCTTCACTTCCTGCACCTGG GTGCTGTGAGAACTGTGGAATCAGCTTTTCAGGAGATGGTACCCGAAGGCAGCGGCTCAAGACTTTATGCAAGGACTGCCGAG CACAGAGGATTGCTTTCAATCGGGAGCAGAGGATGTTTAAG CGTGTGGGCTGTGGGGAGTGCACGGCCTGCCAGGTGAAGGAAGACTGCGGGGCCTGCTCCACCTGCCTCCTGCAGCTGCCCCGCGATGTGGCCTCGGGACTGTTCTGCAAGTGTGAGCGAAGACGGTGCCTCCGAATTGTGGAAAGG AGCCGAGGGTGTGGCGTGTGCCGGGGCTGTCAGACCCGAGAGGACTGTGGCCGCTGTCGAGTCTGCCTTCGCCCTCCCCGCCCTGGGCTCCGGCGCCAGTGGAAGTGCGTCCAGCGGCGCTGCCTCCGG CACCTTGCCCACCGCCTCCGTCGCCACCATCAGCGATGTCAACGACGCCCTCCCCTCGCTGTGGCTCCCCCTGCT GGTAAACATGGCCGCCGCAGGGGAGGCTGCGACTCCAAGGTGGTGCCCCGGCGGCGTCCACCCCGAGCCCAGTCACcgcctccacctcctccaccgCAGCCTCCAGAGTCTCCAGAGCTG CACCCCAGAGCCCTGGCCCCCTCGCCACCTGCTGAATTCATCTATTACTGTGTAGACGAGGACGAGCTA CAGCCTTACACAAACCGTCGGCAGAACCGCAAGTGTGGGGCCTGTGCAGCCTGCCTGCGGCGGATGGACTGTGGCCACTGCGACTTCTGCTGTGACAAGCCCAAATTCGGGGGCAGCAACCAGAAGCGCCAGAAGTGCCGCTGGCGCCAGTGCCTGCAGTTTGCTATG AAGCGGCTCCTGCCAAGTGTCTGGGCAGAGTCCGAAGATGGGGCATTGCCGCCGCCAGCTCACCCTCGTCGAAAGAGGCCTTGCTCTACTCGAAGGCCCCATCTGGGTCAGACCCTGAAGCCTCCCTTGGCCACACCCACAGCTCAACCAGACCGAGCCCAGACTCCAGTGAAGGAGGAAGCGGGCAGCGGCTTTGTGCTGCCCCCACCTGGCACTGACCTTGTGTTCTTACGGGAGGGTGCGAGCAGCCCCGTGCCAGTGCCTGGCCCAGCCTCGGCTGCCACAGAAGCTCGGCTGCAG GAGGCCCAGTGCCCTGGCCTGAGTTGGGTTGTGGCCTTACCCCAGGTGAAGCAAGAGAAGGCGGATGCCCAGGAAGACTGGACACCGGGCTCAGCCATCCTGACTTCTCCTGTATTGCTGCCCGGCTGCCCCAGCAAG GCAGTAGACCCAGGCCTGCCATCAGTGAAGCAAGAGCCACCTGACCCTGAGGAGGACAAGGAGGACAACAAGGATGACTCCACCTCTGACTTGGCcccagaggaggaggcaggaggggctggCACACCCGTG ATCACGGAGATTTTCAGCCTGGGTGGATCCCGCCTCCGGGACACAGCAGTCTGGTTGCCAAG gCTACGTAAACTCTTAGCAGTAAATGAAAATGAGTATTTTACCGAGCTTCAGTTGAAAGAAGAAGCATTATAG
- the MBD1 gene encoding methyl-CpG-binding domain protein 1 isoform X18, which yields MAEDWLDCPALGPGWKRREVFRKSGATCGRSDTYYQSPAGDRIRSKVELTRYLGPACDLTLFDFKQGVLCHPSPKAHSLAITSRKRKKPSKPAKARKCQVGPQKSEVRKETPRDDTKADTDTVPASLPAPGCCENCGISFSGDGTRRQRLKTLCKDCRAQRIAFNREQRMFKRVGCGECTACQVKEDCGACSTCLLQLPRDVASGLFCKCERRRCLRIVERSRGCGVCRGCQTREDCGRCRVCLRPPRPGLRRQWKCVQRRCLRGKHGRRRGGCDSKVVPRRRPPRAQSPPPPPPPQPPESPELHPRALAPSPPAEFIYYCVDEDELQPYTNRRQNRKCGACAACLRRMDCGHCDFCCDKPKFGGSNQKRQKCRWRQCLQFAMKRLLPSVWAESEDGALPPPAHPRRKRPCSTRRPHLGQTLKPPLATPTAQPDRAQTPVKEEAGSGFVLPPPGTDLVFLREGASSPVPVPGPASAATEARLQEAQCPGLSWVVALPQVKQEKADAQEDWTPGSAILTSPVLLPGCPSKAVDPGLPSVKQEPPDPEEDKEDNKDDSTSDLAPEEEAGGAGTPVITEIFSLGGSRLRDTAVWLPSLQGRQSGREDGCKMWETEDILAPTSMSWKPQGWPGSHVSLSPPPTSMTWVSCRRNWCPSSQS from the exons ATGGCTGAGGACTGGCTGGACTGCCCAGCCCTGGGCCCCGGCTGGAAGCGCCGTGAGGTTTTTCGCAAGTCAGGTGCCACCTGCGGACGCTCAGACACCTACTACCAGAG CCCCGCAGGAGACAGGATCCGAAGCAAAGTTGAGCTGACCCGATACCTGGGCCCTGCATGTGATCTCACCCTCTTTGACTTCAAACAAGGCGTCCTCTGCCATCCATCCCCCAAG GCCCATTCCTTGGCCATCACCAGCAGGAAGCGGAAGAAGCCTTCGAAGCCAGCCAAGGCTCGGAAGTGTCAGGTTGGACCTCAGAAGAGTGAAGTCAGGAAGGAGACACCAAGGGATGACACCAAGGCTGACACTGACACAGTCCCAGCTTCACTTCCTGCACCTGG GTGCTGTGAGAACTGTGGAATCAGCTTTTCAGGAGATGGTACCCGAAGGCAGCGGCTCAAGACTTTATGCAAGGACTGCCGAG CACAGAGGATTGCTTTCAATCGGGAGCAGAGGATGTTTAAG CGTGTGGGCTGTGGGGAGTGCACGGCCTGCCAGGTGAAGGAAGACTGCGGGGCCTGCTCCACCTGCCTCCTGCAGCTGCCCCGCGATGTGGCCTCGGGACTGTTCTGCAAGTGTGAGCGAAGACGGTGCCTCCGAATTGTGGAAAGG AGCCGAGGGTGTGGCGTGTGCCGGGGCTGTCAGACCCGAGAGGACTGTGGCCGCTGTCGAGTCTGCCTTCGCCCTCCCCGCCCTGGGCTCCGGCGCCAGTGGAAGTGCGTCCAGCGGCGCTGCCTCCGG GGTAAACATGGCCGCCGCAGGGGAGGCTGCGACTCCAAGGTGGTGCCCCGGCGGCGTCCACCCCGAGCCCAGTCACcgcctccacctcctccaccgCAGCCTCCAGAGTCTCCAGAGCTG CACCCCAGAGCCCTGGCCCCCTCGCCACCTGCTGAATTCATCTATTACTGTGTAGACGAGGACGAGCTA CAGCCTTACACAAACCGTCGGCAGAACCGCAAGTGTGGGGCCTGTGCAGCCTGCCTGCGGCGGATGGACTGTGGCCACTGCGACTTCTGCTGTGACAAGCCCAAATTCGGGGGCAGCAACCAGAAGCGCCAGAAGTGCCGCTGGCGCCAGTGCCTGCAGTTTGCTATG AAGCGGCTCCTGCCAAGTGTCTGGGCAGAGTCCGAAGATGGGGCATTGCCGCCGCCAGCTCACCCTCGTCGAAAGAGGCCTTGCTCTACTCGAAGGCCCCATCTGGGTCAGACCCTGAAGCCTCCCTTGGCCACACCCACAGCTCAACCAGACCGAGCCCAGACTCCAGTGAAGGAGGAAGCGGGCAGCGGCTTTGTGCTGCCCCCACCTGGCACTGACCTTGTGTTCTTACGGGAGGGTGCGAGCAGCCCCGTGCCAGTGCCTGGCCCAGCCTCGGCTGCCACAGAAGCTCGGCTGCAG GAGGCCCAGTGCCCTGGCCTGAGTTGGGTTGTGGCCTTACCCCAGGTGAAGCAAGAGAAGGCGGATGCCCAGGAAGACTGGACACCGGGCTCAGCCATCCTGACTTCTCCTGTATTGCTGCCCGGCTGCCCCAGCAAG GCAGTAGACCCAGGCCTGCCATCAGTGAAGCAAGAGCCACCTGACCCTGAGGAGGACAAGGAGGACAACAAGGATGACTCCACCTCTGACTTGGCcccagaggaggaggcaggaggggctggCACACCCGTG ATCACGGAGATTTTCAGCCTGGGTGGATCCCGCCTCCGGGACACAGCAGTCTGGTTGCCAAG TCTGCAGGGCAGGCAATCGGGAAGGGAAGATGGATGTAAAATGTGGGAGACGGAGGACATACTGGCGCCCACGAGCATGAGCTGGAAACCGCAAGGATGGCCTGGAAGCCATGTCAGCCTCTCACCACCTCCAACTTCGATGACGTGGGTGTCCTGCAGAAGAAACTGGTGCCCTTCATCACAGAGTTAA
- the MBD1 gene encoding methyl-CpG-binding domain protein 1 isoform X30, with product MAEDWLDCPALGPGWKRREVFRKSGATCGRSDTYYQSPAGDRIRSKVELTRYLGPACDLTLFDFKQGVLCHPSPKAHSLAITSRKRKKPSKPAKARKCQVGPQKSEVRKETPRDDTKADTDTVPASLPAPGCCENCGISFSGDGTRRQRLKTLCKDCRAQRIAFNREQRMFKRVGCGECTACQVKEDCGACSTCLLQLPRDVASGLFCKCERRRCLRIVERSRGCGVCRGCQTREDCGRCRVCLRPPRPGLRRQWKCVQRRCLRHLAHRLRRHHQRCQRRPPLAVAPPAGKHGRRRGGCDSKVVPRRRPPRAQSPPPPPPPQPPESPELQPYTNRRQNRKCGACAACLRRMDCGHCDFCCDKPKFGGSNQKRQKCRWRQCLQFAMKRLLPSVWAESEDGALPPPAHPRRKRPCSTRRPHLGQTLKPPLATPTAQPDRAQTPVKEEAGSGFVLPPPGTDLVFLREGASSPVPVPGPASAATEARLQAVDPGLPSVKQEPPDPEEDKEDNKDDSTSDLAPEEEAGGAGTPVITEIFSLGGSRLRDTAVWLPSLQGRQSGREDGCKMWETEDILAPTSMSWKPQGWPGSHVSLSPPPTSMTWVSCRRNWCPSSQS from the exons ATGGCTGAGGACTGGCTGGACTGCCCAGCCCTGGGCCCCGGCTGGAAGCGCCGTGAGGTTTTTCGCAAGTCAGGTGCCACCTGCGGACGCTCAGACACCTACTACCAGAG CCCCGCAGGAGACAGGATCCGAAGCAAAGTTGAGCTGACCCGATACCTGGGCCCTGCATGTGATCTCACCCTCTTTGACTTCAAACAAGGCGTCCTCTGCCATCCATCCCCCAAG GCCCATTCCTTGGCCATCACCAGCAGGAAGCGGAAGAAGCCTTCGAAGCCAGCCAAGGCTCGGAAGTGTCAGGTTGGACCTCAGAAGAGTGAAGTCAGGAAGGAGACACCAAGGGATGACACCAAGGCTGACACTGACACAGTCCCAGCTTCACTTCCTGCACCTGG GTGCTGTGAGAACTGTGGAATCAGCTTTTCAGGAGATGGTACCCGAAGGCAGCGGCTCAAGACTTTATGCAAGGACTGCCGAG CACAGAGGATTGCTTTCAATCGGGAGCAGAGGATGTTTAAG CGTGTGGGCTGTGGGGAGTGCACGGCCTGCCAGGTGAAGGAAGACTGCGGGGCCTGCTCCACCTGCCTCCTGCAGCTGCCCCGCGATGTGGCCTCGGGACTGTTCTGCAAGTGTGAGCGAAGACGGTGCCTCCGAATTGTGGAAAGG AGCCGAGGGTGTGGCGTGTGCCGGGGCTGTCAGACCCGAGAGGACTGTGGCCGCTGTCGAGTCTGCCTTCGCCCTCCCCGCCCTGGGCTCCGGCGCCAGTGGAAGTGCGTCCAGCGGCGCTGCCTCCGG CACCTTGCCCACCGCCTCCGTCGCCACCATCAGCGATGTCAACGACGCCCTCCCCTCGCTGTGGCTCCCCCTGCT GGTAAACATGGCCGCCGCAGGGGAGGCTGCGACTCCAAGGTGGTGCCCCGGCGGCGTCCACCCCGAGCCCAGTCACcgcctccacctcctccaccgCAGCCTCCAGAGTCTCCAGAGCTG CAGCCTTACACAAACCGTCGGCAGAACCGCAAGTGTGGGGCCTGTGCAGCCTGCCTGCGGCGGATGGACTGTGGCCACTGCGACTTCTGCTGTGACAAGCCCAAATTCGGGGGCAGCAACCAGAAGCGCCAGAAGTGCCGCTGGCGCCAGTGCCTGCAGTTTGCTATG AAGCGGCTCCTGCCAAGTGTCTGGGCAGAGTCCGAAGATGGGGCATTGCCGCCGCCAGCTCACCCTCGTCGAAAGAGGCCTTGCTCTACTCGAAGGCCCCATCTGGGTCAGACCCTGAAGCCTCCCTTGGCCACACCCACAGCTCAACCAGACCGAGCCCAGACTCCAGTGAAGGAGGAAGCGGGCAGCGGCTTTGTGCTGCCCCCACCTGGCACTGACCTTGTGTTCTTACGGGAGGGTGCGAGCAGCCCCGTGCCAGTGCCTGGCCCAGCCTCGGCTGCCACAGAAGCTCGGCTGCAG GCAGTAGACCCAGGCCTGCCATCAGTGAAGCAAGAGCCACCTGACCCTGAGGAGGACAAGGAGGACAACAAGGATGACTCCACCTCTGACTTGGCcccagaggaggaggcaggaggggctggCACACCCGTG ATCACGGAGATTTTCAGCCTGGGTGGATCCCGCCTCCGGGACACAGCAGTCTGGTTGCCAAG TCTGCAGGGCAGGCAATCGGGAAGGGAAGATGGATGTAAAATGTGGGAGACGGAGGACATACTGGCGCCCACGAGCATGAGCTGGAAACCGCAAGGATGGCCTGGAAGCCATGTCAGCCTCTCACCACCTCCAACTTCGATGACGTGGGTGTCCTGCAGAAGAAACTGGTGCCCTTCATCACAGAGTTAA